One window of Leptotrichia hongkongensis genomic DNA carries:
- the msrB gene encoding peptide-methionine (R)-S-oxide reductase MsrB, with amino-acid sequence MKSRSLLLFLILSLALFSVVLSNKNKNRKSRNENKPKKENMIQAGNENIREIYLAGGCFWGLEAYMERIDGVKDATVGYANGKTEKTSYNIVASTDHAETVHVKYDANKISLSKLLKYYFQVVDPTSINQQGNDRGRQYRTGIYYTNPKDKEIILQEIEEEQKKYTDKIQVEVQPLKNYILAEEYHQDYLRKNPNGYCHIDITKADEVIIDPKDYPKPSDEELKKRLTPLQYSVTQKKNTEHSFSNEYWDNHEAGIYVDITTGEPLFSSKDKYDSGCGWPSFTKPISKDVVTYANDTSFNMVRTEVLSRSGKAHLGHVFNDGPKDKGGLRYCINSASIKFIPLKDMEKEHYGYLIKLVQ; translated from the coding sequence ATGAAATCTAGAAGTCTACTATTATTTTTAATACTATCTTTAGCTTTATTTTCAGTAGTATTATCAAATAAAAACAAAAATCGTAAAAGCAGAAATGAAAATAAACCAAAAAAAGAAAATATGATTCAGGCAGGAAACGAAAACATCAGGGAAATCTATCTTGCTGGTGGCTGTTTCTGGGGTCTTGAGGCATATATGGAAAGAATCGACGGGGTAAAGGATGCTACAGTTGGCTATGCGAACGGTAAAACTGAAAAAACGAGTTACAACATTGTCGCATCAACGGATCACGCAGAAACAGTTCACGTAAAATATGACGCAAACAAAATTTCTTTGAGCAAACTGCTTAAATATTATTTTCAAGTTGTAGATCCTACTAGCATTAATCAGCAAGGAAATGATAGAGGCAGACAATACAGAACAGGGATTTATTATACTAATCCTAAAGATAAAGAAATTATTTTACAGGAAATTGAAGAAGAGCAGAAAAAATATACAGATAAAATCCAAGTTGAAGTTCAGCCTTTGAAAAATTATATTCTCGCAGAAGAATACCATCAGGACTATTTAAGAAAAAATCCTAACGGATATTGCCACATTGATATTACTAAAGCAGATGAAGTTATCATTGATCCAAAAGATTATCCAAAACCAAGTGATGAAGAATTGAAAAAACGGCTTACTCCACTTCAATATAGCGTTACACAGAAAAAAAATACTGAACATTCTTTTTCAAACGAGTACTGGGACAATCATGAAGCTGGAATTTATGTGGACATAACAACAGGGGAGCCATTATTTTCCTCAAAGGATAAATATGATTCTGGCTGTGGCTGGCCAAGTTTTACAAAACCTATTTCAAAAGATGTTGTAACTTATGCAAATGATACAAGTTTTAATATGGTACGTACAGAAGTGCTTAGTCGAAGCGGAAAGGCTCACTTGGGACATGTTTTTAATGATGGACCTAAAGACAAAGGCGGGCTTCGTTATTGCATAAACAGTGCTTCAATTAAATTTATCCCATTAAAAGATATGGAAAAAGAACATTACGGATATTTAATAAAATTAGTTCAGTAA
- a CDS encoding response regulator transcription factor translates to MYSILIIDDEPIIRRGIKTFIDFEKYKISDVYEAEDGNSAFKTFSEVLPDLVLLDINIPFKNGLTLAEEMKELKSDVKIAIISGYDYFEYAQKALKIGVEDYILKPVSKTDINEIISKLIYKLEEDKKYNEARKIINKISQAEKSDKNISHSKYKDILTKKIEEKYSDISFNLNSLADEMNLSSGYLSSLFKNLFGIPFQDYLNNMRMEKAKLLLLTTDLKNYQIGELVGMENFNYFNSKFKKTFGMTPKEFKKSVLEKL, encoded by the coding sequence GTGTATAGTATTTTAATAATTGATGATGAACCGATTATAAGAAGAGGTATTAAAACTTTTATTGATTTTGAAAAATATAAGATAAGTGATGTTTATGAGGCAGAAGACGGTAATTCTGCCTTTAAGACTTTTTCTGAAGTCTTGCCTGACCTTGTCTTGCTAGATATAAATATTCCCTTTAAAAATGGGCTGACTCTTGCCGAGGAGATGAAAGAGCTGAAAAGTGATGTTAAAATAGCCATTATTTCTGGATACGACTATTTTGAATATGCTCAAAAGGCTTTAAAAATTGGAGTTGAAGACTATATTTTAAAACCTGTTTCCAAGACAGATATAAATGAAATAATTTCAAAACTTATCTATAAGCTGGAAGAAGATAAAAAATATAACGAAGCAAGAAAAATTATTAATAAAATTAGCCAAGCTGAGAAATCTGATAAAAATATTTCTCATAGCAAGTATAAAGATATTTTAACAAAAAAAATTGAAGAAAAATACAGCGATATTTCCTTTAACTTAAATTCTCTGGCTGACGAAATGAATTTGTCTTCTGGATATTTGAGTTCACTTTTTAAAAATTTGTTTGGTATTCCTTTTCAGGACTATTTGAATAATATGCGGATGGAAAAGGCAAAACTGCTACTTTTGACAACAGATCTGAAAAATTATCAAATTGGAGAGCTTGTAGGAATGGAAAACTTTAATTATTTCAATTCAAAATTTAAAAAAACTTTTGGAATGACACCAAAAGAATTTAAGAAAAGTGTGCTGGAGAAACTATGA
- a CDS encoding cytochrome c biogenesis protein CcdA, translated as MFNQPLLVGSVFLGGVASFLSPCILPIVPVYLGILSKGKKTVLNTFLFILGLSLTFVSIGFSFSFLTGIFFNDTVKVLAGIIVIILGLHQTGILKFNFLEKNKSVNLNLIGKNSSLQAFLLGLTFSLGWTPCVGPILASVLTLAGEKGSAVYGGLMMFIYVLGLATPFVLFSFFSQELLKKVQSLNQYTNYFKIFGGFLIIFMGILLIMNKF; from the coding sequence ATGTTTAATCAGCCATTACTAGTAGGAAGCGTATTTTTAGGAGGAGTCGCAAGTTTTCTATCTCCATGTATTCTTCCCATTGTTCCTGTATATTTGGGAATTTTAAGCAAAGGAAAAAAAACTGTGCTTAATACCTTTTTATTTATTTTAGGACTTTCGCTTACTTTTGTAAGCATAGGCTTTAGTTTTAGTTTCCTTACGGGAATTTTCTTTAATGATACTGTAAAAGTTTTGGCAGGAATAATTGTAATAATACTGGGACTACATCAGACAGGTATCTTAAAATTTAACTTTTTAGAAAAAAATAAATCTGTAAATTTAAATTTAATTGGGAAAAATTCTTCATTACAGGCTTTTTTGCTAGGACTGACATTTAGTCTAGGGTGGACTCCATGTGTAGGCCCTATTCTTGCCTCAGTGCTTACTCTTGCAGGAGAAAAAGGATCTGCAGTCTATGGAGGGTTAATGATGTTTATATACGTCTTAGGGCTTGCCACTCCATTTGTTCTGTTTTCCTTTTTCTCTCAGGAATTGCTAAAAAAAGTACAATCTTTAAATCAATACACAAATTATTTTAAAATCTTTGGAGGATTTCTAATTATATTTATGGGAATTTTGCTAATAATGAATAAGTTTTAA
- a CDS encoding redoxin family protein — translation MKKLIAAIATLLSFGAISFGNTLQGVQLKDINNKPVSLNKYKGKKIYIKMWASWCPICLSGLSEINSLSADKSKNFTVITIASPGQKGEKPTAKFIQWYKGLNYKNTTVLLDEKGEVLKRAKVLGYPSNIVLDGNLNIVKTLPGHLTAAQIKGAVK, via the coding sequence ATGAAAAAATTAATTGCAGCAATTGCAACTTTATTAAGTTTTGGAGCGATTTCATTTGGAAATACACTACAGGGAGTTCAGTTAAAGGACATAAATAATAAACCTGTTTCCCTTAACAAGTACAAAGGGAAGAAAATATATATTAAAATGTGGGCTTCATGGTGTCCTATCTGTCTTTCGGGATTAAGCGAAATTAATTCTTTAAGTGCAGATAAAAGTAAGAATTTTACAGTTATAACAATTGCTTCTCCAGGACAAAAAGGAGAAAAACCTACAGCCAAATTTATTCAGTGGTATAAAGGGCTTAACTATAAAAATACTACTGTATTGCTGGATGAAAAGGGGGAAGTGCTAAAAAGGGCAAAAGTTTTAGGGTATCCTTCAAACATTGTACTGGATGGGAACTTAAATATTGTTAAAACTTTGCCGGGACATCTGACTGCTGCACAAATCAAAGGAGCTGTTAAATAA
- the upp gene encoding uracil phosphoribosyltransferase — MAVFELKHPLIEHKLSNLRNKHTDTKLFRESLNEIAGLMVYEATKHLPLKEIETETPIQKTTTKVLDKPITLVPILRAGLGMIDGILQLLPNAKVGHLGVYRNEETLEPVYYYAKMPTNVVESQVFVVDPMLATGGSMIYTLDYLKEKGVKNITVLCIIGAPEGIKKFTEKHPDVDLYIAAIDDGLNENAYIYPGLGDAGDRIFGTK; from the coding sequence ATGGCAGTTTTTGAATTGAAACATCCACTAATTGAACATAAACTTTCAAATTTGAGAAATAAACATACAGATACTAAACTTTTTAGGGAAAGCCTAAATGAAATAGCAGGACTTATGGTTTATGAAGCAACAAAACATTTGCCACTCAAGGAGATTGAAACAGAAACTCCTATTCAGAAAACCACTACAAAAGTTCTAGATAAGCCAATAACATTAGTTCCCATCCTAAGAGCAGGACTTGGAATGATAGATGGAATATTGCAGCTTCTTCCAAACGCAAAAGTAGGTCATCTAGGAGTTTACAGAAACGAAGAAACTCTAGAGCCAGTCTACTACTATGCAAAAATGCCAACAAACGTTGTTGAAAGTCAAGTTTTCGTAGTAGATCCAATGCTCGCAACAGGAGGTTCAATGATTTATACACTTGATTATTTGAAAGAAAAAGGCGTAAAAAACATAACCGTGCTTTGTATCATTGGTGCTCCTGAAGGAATAAAGAAATTTACTGAAAAACATCCCGATGTTGACTTATACATTGCGGCAATTGATGATGGACTTAATGAAAATGCGTATATCTATCCAGGATTGGGAGATGCAGGAGATAGAATATTTGGAACAAAATAA
- a CDS encoding sensor histidine kinase — translation MKLKRTMKNSMLLQLFFYYIIGNLLFVLFLSSIFYYTSKYIIMNKEIEYTNENVISTSRYITLYADKLKNIINLLSVDADVRNFLISGNEDSKKSIEKMIYSILDSNKGIKNITVIGKNGNIVSSDKNNDMKISENMMKEKWYVDAINNSDMPVFNPSRKNSTSSMNSALWFLSISRDIKNSKGENLGVIVFDVKYEILERYLNSISFGKQIDNIIVDKNNNIIYYKDVKCFADKKCLAKFSEKNKNKDTYLYETQIENTNWNLRSLANTNDLVTLKKNFSHIVTIIFLVSLAFSSIITFIVITKILRPLIKLENHMQNFENNLREFHLSEKTGYEIQNLVEHFNVMVEKIKYLREYEIKALHSQINPHFLYNTLDTIIWMAEFEDNEKVISITKSLANYFRLSLSNGHEKIPLKDEIMHTKEYLFIQKQRYEDKLSYFFNIEDESLLSIEVPKIIIQPIVENSIYHGIKNLSGNGIITIDVYKQNSTVNISVKDNGIGFEKAKQFKKSKTGGVGTQNVDKRIKFYYGKNYGVFRNENNKNEGAEVIIKIPLQSSNNTLL, via the coding sequence ATGAAATTAAAAAGAACTATGAAAAACTCGATGCTGCTTCAGCTATTTTTTTACTATATTATTGGAAATCTTCTGTTTGTACTTTTTTTAAGCAGTATTTTTTACTATACTTCAAAATACATCATAATGAACAAGGAAATTGAGTATACTAACGAAAATGTTATAAGTACATCCCGTTATATTACGCTCTATGCAGATAAATTGAAAAATATAATTAATCTCTTGTCTGTTGATGCCGATGTTAGAAACTTTTTAATATCAGGAAATGAAGATTCAAAAAAAAGCATTGAAAAAATGATTTATTCTATTCTTGATAGTAATAAAGGAATTAAAAATATTACTGTAATCGGAAAAAACGGTAACATTGTATCCAGTGATAAAAATAATGATATGAAAATATCAGAAAATATGATGAAGGAAAAATGGTATGTCGATGCTATAAACAATTCAGATATGCCCGTTTTTAATCCCAGCAGAAAAAATTCCACCTCCTCTATGAATTCAGCCCTCTGGTTTCTGTCAATCAGCCGTGACATAAAAAATTCAAAGGGAGAAAATCTTGGTGTTATTGTTTTTGACGTTAAATATGAAATTCTTGAAAGATATTTAAATTCCATTTCTTTTGGAAAACAAATCGACAATATTATAGTAGACAAAAACAACAATATTATTTACTACAAAGATGTGAAATGCTTTGCTGATAAAAAGTGTCTTGCAAAATTTTCAGAAAAAAATAAAAATAAAGATACATACTTATACGAAACACAGATTGAAAATACAAACTGGAATTTAAGAAGTCTTGCAAACACAAATGACTTGGTTACCTTAAAGAAAAATTTTTCTCACATAGTTACTATCATTTTCCTAGTTTCATTAGCTTTTTCTTCCATTATTACATTTATCGTAATAACAAAGATTCTAAGGCCTTTAATAAAACTGGAAAATCATATGCAAAACTTTGAAAATAATCTACGGGAATTTCATTTAAGTGAAAAAACAGGCTATGAAATTCAGAACCTTGTAGAACATTTTAATGTAATGGTTGAAAAGATAAAATATTTGAGAGAATATGAAATAAAGGCTCTTCACAGCCAGATTAATCCACATTTTCTGTATAACACGCTAGATACAATCATTTGGATGGCAGAATTTGAAGACAATGAAAAAGTAATCAGCATTACAAAATCACTTGCAAACTATTTTAGGCTTTCCCTTAGCAACGGACACGAAAAAATACCGTTAAAAGATGAAATTATGCACACTAAAGAATATTTATTCATACAAAAGCAGAGATACGAAGACAAACTTTCCTATTTTTTCAACATAGAAGATGAAAGCCTTCTTTCCATCGAAGTTCCAAAAATCATAATCCAGCCAATTGTAGAAAACTCCATCTATCACGGAATAAAAAACCTTTCTGGAAACGGAATCATCACAATAGACGTTTACAAACAAAACAGCACTGTCAATATCTCAGTCAAAGACAACGGAATAGGTTTCGAAAAAGCCAAACAGTTCAAAAAAAGCAAGACAGGCGGTGTAGGAACCCAAAATGTCGATAAAAGAATAAAATTCTATTACGGCAAAAATTATGGGGTATTCAGAAACGAAAACAACAAAAACGAGGGAGCGGAAGTAATTATAAAAATTCCACTTCAATCCAGTAATAATACATTACTTTAA